One window of Streptomyces sp. NBC_00273 genomic DNA carries:
- a CDS encoding helix-turn-helix transcriptional regulator, producing MLQLLGLSPHAETVYRATLLHPDHGVTDLMADTGLQERVIRAAFDELAALALLKPSDQRGGKLRPVSPEVGLTTLLASAEADLAARLAQVETTRAEIAAISAEHLGTRMSDSATRLEGLDAVRTRLEELQRTTEFECLSLNPGGAHRPDARNAATPLNEEALLRGVAIRAVCRDSFRNDPDTLAYARWLIEHGGQMRTVPTVPIQMIIVDRRAAILPLDPDDPRKGAIEVHGSGIITALCALFELCWSAGTSFGEQPPANDNGCTPTERALLDMVAAGDTDEAAARNLGISVRTVSRMMSSLMERLDAASRFQAGVNATKRGWL from the coding sequence ATGCTGCAATTACTCGGGCTCTCGCCCCATGCCGAGACCGTTTACCGGGCGACCCTGCTGCACCCCGACCACGGGGTCACCGATCTGATGGCGGACACCGGACTTCAGGAGAGGGTGATCCGCGCCGCGTTCGACGAACTGGCCGCGCTCGCCCTGCTCAAGCCGTCCGACCAGCGCGGGGGAAAACTGCGTCCCGTCAGTCCGGAAGTCGGCCTCACTACGCTGCTGGCCTCTGCCGAAGCCGACCTCGCGGCGCGCCTGGCCCAGGTGGAGACCACCCGGGCCGAGATCGCGGCGATATCCGCCGAACACCTCGGCACACGCATGTCGGACAGTGCCACGCGACTCGAAGGTCTCGACGCCGTCCGTACCCGGCTGGAAGAACTCCAGCGGACGACCGAGTTCGAGTGCCTATCCCTCAACCCCGGTGGCGCGCACAGGCCCGACGCCCGCAATGCCGCAACCCCGCTCAACGAGGAGGCTCTGCTGCGGGGCGTGGCCATCCGGGCCGTCTGCCGCGACAGCTTCCGCAACGACCCCGACACCCTCGCCTACGCCCGCTGGCTCATCGAGCACGGCGGGCAGATGCGTACCGTCCCCACCGTGCCCATCCAGATGATCATCGTCGACCGCCGGGCCGCGATCCTGCCCTTGGACCCGGATGACCCGCGCAAGGGCGCGATCGAGGTACACGGCTCCGGCATCATCACCGCCCTGTGTGCCCTGTTCGAGCTGTGCTGGTCAGCGGGGACGTCCTTCGGCGAACAGCCGCCCGCCAACGACAACGGGTGCACCCCGACGGAACGCGCGCTGCTGGACATGGTCGCCGCCGGAGACACCGATGAGGCCGCGGCCCGCAACCTCGGCATCTCGGTGCGCACGGTCAGCCGGATGATGTCGAGCCTGATGGAACGACTGGACGCGGCCAGCAGGTTCCAGGCCGGTGTAAACGCGACGAAGCGCGGGTGGCTGTAG
- a CDS encoding LuxR C-terminal-related transcriptional regulator, with protein sequence MLGLSKTAETVYLSMLRHPKHRVAGLAAETGLREADLRAALDELGQLALLRPSDDVAGGVRPVSPSVGLASLLASMEADVAMRQAQVETARAAIAVIAADHQMEQSGEGAVVLQGIDAVRARLEELQRSAQFECLSLNPGGAHRPDARAAATPLNEEALRRGVAIRAICRDSFRNDSGTLAYVHWLTHHGGRMRTVPIVPLQMVVIDRKAVVLPLNPQQPRDGALEVRSPGVVALAQALFDQLWNVAAPFGESAQEDDHGLTPMERQLLEIIAAGDTDEVAARSLAVSLRTIRRMMASLMERLEATSRFQAGAQATKRGWI encoded by the coding sequence TTGCTGGGGCTGTCGAAAACGGCAGAGACCGTCTACCTGTCGATGCTCCGTCATCCGAAGCACAGAGTGGCTGGACTGGCGGCGGAAACGGGCCTGCGCGAGGCAGACCTTCGGGCAGCCTTGGACGAGTTGGGGCAACTGGCGTTGCTGCGCCCGTCGGATGATGTGGCGGGGGGCGTGCGCCCGGTGAGCCCGAGCGTCGGACTGGCTTCCCTCCTCGCTTCGATGGAAGCGGACGTGGCCATGCGGCAGGCACAGGTGGAGACGGCGCGTGCCGCCATAGCCGTCATTGCAGCGGATCACCAGATGGAGCAGAGCGGAGAGGGAGCCGTCGTCCTGCAGGGAATCGATGCCGTTCGAGCCCGTTTAGAGGAACTGCAGCGTTCAGCACAGTTCGAGTGCCTTTCGCTCAATCCGGGGGGCGCCCATCGACCGGACGCCAGGGCTGCAGCGACGCCTCTCAACGAGGAGGCATTGCGTCGAGGTGTTGCTATCAGAGCAATATGCCGGGATAGCTTCCGCAACGACAGCGGCACACTCGCCTATGTGCACTGGCTCACGCATCATGGTGGGCGGATGCGTACCGTACCGATCGTGCCGCTGCAGATGGTCGTGATCGATCGGAAAGCCGTGGTACTCCCTCTGAACCCGCAGCAGCCCCGAGACGGGGCCCTTGAAGTCCGCAGTCCCGGTGTGGTGGCACTTGCCCAGGCCCTCTTCGATCAGCTCTGGAACGTCGCTGCTCCGTTTGGCGAGTCGGCACAGGAGGACGACCACGGCCTCACCCCGATGGAACGTCAGCTGCTGGAGATCATCGCCGCTGGCGACACGGATGAGGTGGCGGCGCGCAGCCTGGCGGTGTCGCTGCGCACGATCCGGCGCATGATGGCCTCGTTGATGGAACGCCTTGAGGCCACGAGCCGGTTCCAGGCCGGGGCCCAGGCCACGAAACGAGGCTGGATCTGA
- a CDS encoding SAM-dependent methyltransferase — MTSTAPGRPTDCTRRIIVVGTGMLPPRDLTAAGAEAIRSADAVVYSATWPGIKQWLSNVGGRQIIDISHLYQLNEVDMDNYDAILRALLDLAREHRSVAYLVPGTPHLGVSNTSTLVQIARDTDGLEVEVIPGVSSFDTIATDLDVDYLSRGTTVIDSNRLLMYRVKLDPTLGVLIYHPASVGNARVDYETPWSSNNLVLLQDYLLNAFDAQHPYYAVLSASAPGRHAEVTRGELGRLAADARVFQYGSSLYLPPSTDFDLDEEFVRRLAQTMAA; from the coding sequence ATGACCTCAACAGCGCCCGGGCGGCCGACCGACTGCACCCGCCGGATCATCGTGGTGGGGACCGGAATGCTGCCTCCCCGAGACCTCACCGCCGCAGGAGCGGAGGCTATTCGTTCGGCCGATGCCGTCGTGTACTCGGCCACCTGGCCGGGCATCAAGCAGTGGCTGTCGAACGTGGGCGGACGACAGATCATTGACATCTCCCACCTCTACCAGCTCAACGAAGTCGACATGGACAACTACGACGCCATCCTTCGCGCCCTGCTCGACCTGGCTCGTGAGCACCGGAGCGTTGCCTACCTCGTGCCGGGCACCCCGCACCTCGGTGTGTCGAACACCAGCACCCTCGTGCAGATCGCGCGCGACACCGACGGCTTGGAGGTCGAGGTGATCCCCGGTGTCTCCAGCTTCGACACCATCGCCACGGACCTCGATGTCGACTACCTGTCCCGCGGCACGACCGTCATCGATTCCAACCGTCTTCTGATGTACCGGGTCAAGCTCGACCCGACTTTGGGCGTCCTGATCTACCACCCCGCCTCGGTCGGCAACGCCCGCGTCGACTACGAGACGCCGTGGAGCTCGAACAACCTGGTACTGCTGCAGGACTACCTGCTGAACGCCTTCGACGCACAGCACCCCTACTACGCCGTGCTCTCCGCCTCTGCCCCCGGGCGCCACGCGGAGGTCACGCGGGGAGAGCTGGGCCGGCTGGCCGCTGATGCTCGGGTCTTCCAGTACGGTTCCTCGCTGTACCTTCCCCCGTCCACGGACTTCGACTTGGATGAGGAGTTCGTCCGTCGCCTCGCGCAGACCATGGCCGCCTAG
- a CDS encoding response regulator: MAQRTDAGSPAPSFAAGGKAKILLVDDQPENVLAMEAILSTLDQTLVAASSGEEALKALNVHEFALVLIATQMSGMDGYETAAHIKRRERTRDTPIIFVSSYGMGPHAIFRGYAAGAVDFVSRPYDPWVLRAKVTVFVDLYQKNVQLREQAVLLRTGAANDLLAQLSTLLSGVETQARDLARELQAQASSTRVGTTTARLDRAIRSLRQVLQGALELREEPGAPPASASLHSPRHRDQ, encoded by the coding sequence GTGGCTCAGCGGACGGATGCCGGGTCCCCCGCGCCGTCCTTTGCGGCGGGCGGGAAGGCCAAGATCCTTCTGGTCGACGACCAGCCGGAGAACGTGCTGGCCATGGAGGCCATCCTGTCCACGCTCGACCAGACGCTCGTCGCTGCCTCGTCGGGGGAGGAAGCGCTCAAGGCGCTGAACGTCCACGAATTCGCCCTCGTTCTAATCGCCACCCAGATGTCGGGAATGGACGGCTACGAGACCGCCGCACACATCAAGCGTCGTGAGCGGACCCGCGACACACCGATCATCTTCGTCAGCTCGTACGGGATGGGTCCCCACGCCATCTTCCGGGGGTATGCGGCCGGTGCCGTGGACTTCGTGTCGCGGCCGTACGATCCTTGGGTGCTGCGCGCCAAGGTGACCGTCTTCGTCGACCTGTACCAGAAGAACGTGCAACTGCGCGAACAGGCGGTTCTGTTGCGCACCGGGGCCGCGAACGATCTGCTGGCGCAGCTGTCCACCTTGTTGTCCGGTGTCGAGACGCAGGCACGCGACCTGGCCAGAGAGCTCCAGGCACAGGCATCGAGCACGAGGGTGGGGACCACGACCGCCCGTCTGGATCGCGCGATCAGGAGCCTGCGCCAGGTGCTGCAGGGTGCGTTGGAGCTGCGGGAAGAACCTGGTGCTCCGCCGGCCTCGGCTTCCCTGCACTCACCACGACATCGAGACCAGTGA
- a CDS encoding NADPH-dependent F420 reductase: protein MNVGIIGAGPFGLALAARSARHGIKVRATTRDLEGAAARAHVHPELAGCSSFLTSMAELLATSDLLVLAVPHPVAVRLSRRFPAFAAGRTIVDATNPWSPAPSAPFTAGAGCLDIARALPYARVVKAFNTVSVASLRSDTVSTVPYATDEASAARAVEDLARRLALRPVPVGPLVHATHLESSAFIRHLISQESPS, encoded by the coding sequence ATGAATGTCGGCATCATAGGAGCCGGCCCCTTCGGGTTGGCCCTGGCGGCCCGCTCGGCACGACACGGGATCAAGGTGCGGGCAACGACTCGGGACCTGGAAGGCGCGGCAGCACGCGCCCACGTCCATCCCGAGTTGGCCGGGTGCTCCTCGTTCCTCACCAGCATGGCCGAGCTGTTGGCGACGAGCGATCTGCTGGTACTGGCAGTTCCCCACCCCGTGGCAGTGCGTCTCAGCCGGCGCTTCCCCGCTTTCGCCGCAGGACGGACGATCGTCGATGCGACCAACCCCTGGAGCCCGGCGCCAAGCGCCCCCTTCACGGCGGGGGCCGGCTGCCTCGACATAGCCCGTGCCCTGCCCTACGCCCGGGTCGTCAAGGCGTTCAACACGGTGAGCGTCGCGAGCCTGCGGTCCGACACGGTCAGCACCGTTCCCTATGCCACGGACGAGGCCTCAGCCGCCCGGGCCGTCGAGGATCTGGCGCGCCGCCTTGCACTGCGTCCGGTGCCCGTGGGGCCGCTCGTTCATGCCACCCACCTCGAAAGCTCGGCCTTCATCCGTCACTTGATCTCACAGGAGTCACCGTCATGA
- a CDS encoding MFS transporter produces MTTTQQEPKTGRAVLPTASRWLTLLLVVFAVLVTSRSMSEGIYDIAFANLALDLSGLVSTVGLVYCVGYGVEVIASIAAGPLLDRGNPKTVLVVAYLVKIGVFVLIGIGSTFLSSHLWAIVVAAATVDMVHHIGEMALFVLMPRILDANTLVRVQGIGATIRSSAELLSPVVAGLVIALLPGSQALLVAAGLQVIALAVFATFITVVARQPGSAHPKSVHAQGSDAATSVKTASAAPEEEPAPAPLPSRRAVARTLATSPAWRRFLTFHALTVLALSTVILSLLSLMRETFDMSPARAGSFLAFSTIGAIIGGLVVAKAGPEGIYSSLRWATALAGAGTLTAALLGGTQWILAGALVLFGLGFTVYLRSAGLLVQLRAPAALLGTWHGLLDAVIRVVSAGAILATGFLFDRFGGRPVYLAFGTLLLLTAAFWSTFGTQDQQNLGSTPLHPAPAP; encoded by the coding sequence GTGACGACGACCCAGCAAGAGCCGAAGACCGGCCGCGCCGTGCTCCCCACCGCGTCACGCTGGCTGACGCTGCTACTCGTGGTCTTCGCGGTGCTCGTCACCTCCCGTTCCATGAGCGAGGGCATCTACGACATCGCGTTCGCCAACCTGGCCCTGGACCTCTCCGGCCTGGTCAGCACGGTCGGCCTGGTGTACTGCGTGGGCTACGGCGTGGAGGTCATCGCCTCTATCGCGGCCGGCCCCCTGCTAGACCGAGGTAACCCGAAGACCGTCCTGGTCGTGGCCTACCTCGTCAAGATCGGCGTGTTCGTCCTCATCGGCATCGGCTCCACGTTCCTCTCCTCCCACCTGTGGGCGATCGTCGTCGCGGCGGCCACGGTGGACATGGTCCACCACATCGGGGAAATGGCCCTGTTCGTGCTCATGCCGCGGATCCTCGACGCCAATACCCTCGTCCGGGTGCAGGGCATCGGCGCAACCATCCGCTCGTCCGCCGAACTACTCTCCCCGGTCGTGGCGGGCCTGGTCATCGCCCTGCTCCCCGGGTCCCAGGCCCTCCTCGTCGCCGCTGGCCTCCAGGTCATCGCCCTAGCCGTCTTCGCTACCTTCATCACCGTCGTGGCCCGACAGCCAGGATCCGCGCACCCGAAGTCCGTCCACGCGCAGGGGTCTGACGCCGCGACCAGCGTGAAGACCGCCAGCGCTGCGCCCGAAGAGGAACCCGCCCCCGCCCCCCTCCCGTCCCGCCGCGCGGTGGCGCGAACCCTTGCCACCAGCCCGGCCTGGCGCCGCTTCCTCACCTTCCACGCCCTGACCGTGCTCGCCCTCTCGACGGTCATCCTTTCCCTGCTGTCCCTCATGAGGGAGACCTTCGACATGTCGCCGGCCCGCGCCGGCTCCTTCCTGGCGTTCTCCACCATCGGAGCCATCATCGGTGGCCTCGTCGTCGCGAAGGCCGGCCCGGAAGGCATCTACTCCAGCCTCCGCTGGGCTACCGCCCTCGCGGGCGCCGGCACCCTGACGGCGGCACTACTCGGCGGGACACAGTGGATCCTCGCGGGCGCCCTCGTCCTCTTCGGTCTCGGCTTCACCGTGTACCTCAGGTCGGCCGGACTCCTCGTTCAGCTTCGCGCCCCCGCCGCCTTGCTCGGCACCTGGCACGGGCTCCTCGACGCCGTCATCCGCGTCGTCAGTGCCGGGGCGATCCTCGCCACCGGCTTCCTCTTCGACCGCTTCGGAGGCAGGCCCGTCTACCTCGCCTTCGGCACGCTCCTCCTGCTCACCGCAGCCTTCTGGTCCACCTTCGGCACCCAGGACCAGCAGAACCTCGGCTCGACCCCCCTGCACCCCGCCCCCGCCCCGTAA
- a CDS encoding AAA family ATPase, producing MTAAESAATGQPTPSGDGDWRLFRGNGVPRSVVFPPAPPWRRLHPQEPDGSRTARPRPYLIGPDDADVVSAALHLRRPLLVTGHPGTGKSSLAHAIAHELALGRVLYWPVNSRSTLQDALYHYDAIGRLREANLRRDAVGSEPGIGQYVRLGPLGNALLARDRPRVLLIDELDKGDVDLPNDLLTVFEEGEFEIPEISRLPEEHSTVHVRTDDPDAPAPVVRGRVRCHEFPVVVITSNGEREFPPAFLRRCVRLDLPEPDEERLRDIVASHLGHEALHDIDDLLEEFLGRRAPGELATDQLLNAVFLRAGGIDLDAGRLLDAVLHQLGGAV from the coding sequence ATGACTGCCGCAGAATCCGCTGCCACCGGCCAGCCCACCCCGTCCGGCGACGGGGACTGGCGGCTCTTCCGGGGCAATGGGGTGCCCCGCTCTGTCGTCTTCCCGCCCGCCCCGCCCTGGCGACGGCTCCACCCGCAGGAGCCCGACGGCTCGCGGACCGCACGCCCGCGCCCGTACCTGATCGGCCCCGACGACGCGGACGTCGTCAGCGCCGCCCTCCACCTGCGCCGGCCTCTGCTCGTCACGGGACACCCCGGTACCGGGAAGTCCTCCCTGGCCCACGCGATCGCCCACGAGCTCGCCCTCGGCCGCGTCCTGTACTGGCCGGTCAATAGCCGTTCGACGTTGCAGGACGCCCTCTACCACTACGACGCGATCGGCCGGTTGCGGGAAGCGAACCTCCGCCGGGACGCGGTCGGCTCCGAACCCGGCATCGGCCAGTACGTCCGGCTCGGCCCCCTGGGCAACGCGCTGCTTGCCCGGGACCGGCCCAGGGTCCTGCTCATCGACGAGTTGGACAAGGGGGACGTCGATCTGCCCAACGACCTGCTCACCGTGTTCGAGGAGGGCGAGTTCGAGATTCCGGAGATCAGCCGCCTCCCCGAGGAGCACTCCACGGTCCACGTGCGGACTGACGACCCGGACGCGCCGGCACCGGTGGTCCGCGGCCGCGTCCGCTGCCATGAGTTCCCCGTCGTGGTCATCACCAGCAACGGTGAACGCGAGTTCCCGCCCGCTTTCCTCCGACGGTGCGTCCGTCTCGACCTGCCCGAGCCCGACGAGGAGCGGCTGCGGGACATCGTCGCCTCGCACCTCGGCCACGAGGCGCTCCACGACATCGACGACCTGCTGGAGGAGTTCCTCGGCCGCCGCGCGCCCGGAGAACTTGCGACCGATCAGCTCCTCAATGCGGTCTTCCTACGCGCGGGCGGCATCGATCTGGACGCTGGCCGACTGCTCGACGCCGTCCTGCACCAACTCGGCGGGGCGGTATGA
- a CDS encoding trypco2 family protein, translated as MAGIGLAAAIEELRQELYRAQDQGAEQQFAFGIEEAELELQLELRNSGKGDGKVSFGVATVGAGGEHSTIRTHRLTLKLSVRDRARGGSSPEISDTETGSWDEE; from the coding sequence ATGGCGGGGATCGGTCTTGCCGCAGCGATCGAGGAACTGCGGCAGGAGCTCTATCGGGCGCAGGATCAGGGGGCAGAGCAGCAATTCGCGTTCGGCATCGAGGAGGCCGAACTGGAGCTGCAGCTGGAACTGCGCAACAGCGGCAAGGGGGACGGAAAGGTCAGCTTCGGTGTGGCGACCGTCGGCGCGGGCGGTGAGCACTCCACCATCCGCACCCACAGACTGACGCTGAAACTTTCGGTCCGGGACCGAGCCCGCGGCGGCTCCAGTCCCGAGATCAGCGACACCGAAACCGGGTCCTGGGACGAGGAGTGA
- a CDS encoding MFS transporter — MSDSTHDQAAWRGFRRLWASTATSNLADGMLLSATPLVALTITRDPLAITTITAMQYLPWLLLSVPLGTLADRVDRVLLLRMASTARALGVGFLAVALATGHVHILLLYALSFLFGLAETLYDNTSSALVPTLVEDHQLERANGRLQATYTVANNFVGPPLGGSLFALAVAAPFALGAAGYAVAAVLLTVLPLTRSKRAHGRATTTFAEDLKAGVRGFTGSPLLVALCVLFGVGNLASSATYSLISLAVVERLDASPSVFGFVLAGGAVGAFLGGVYGDRIGKLTRPGTTLLWTTVVSGVATVALGLADHVVVLSALMALDGFVVVTQSVIAVSLRARLIPDHLLGRVIAVFRTLSTGASALGAVLGGLLARALGLSWPFIIAGAVVVALGPVLFHWLSNDRIAAALPIKQTVEEKV; from the coding sequence ATGTCAGACTCGACACACGATCAAGCAGCCTGGCGCGGGTTCCGGCGATTATGGGCATCCACGGCCACGTCGAACCTCGCCGACGGGATGCTGCTGTCCGCCACGCCACTGGTCGCCCTGACCATCACCCGCGACCCCCTGGCCATCACCACGATCACCGCCATGCAGTACCTGCCGTGGCTGCTGCTCTCGGTACCGCTGGGAACTCTGGCGGACCGTGTTGACCGCGTGCTCCTGCTCCGCATGGCGAGCACCGCCCGGGCCCTGGGCGTCGGCTTCCTGGCCGTGGCCCTGGCCACCGGGCACGTGCACATCCTCCTGCTGTACGCCTTGTCGTTCCTGTTCGGCCTGGCCGAAACCCTGTATGACAACACCTCCTCGGCGCTGGTGCCCACCCTCGTCGAGGACCATCAGCTCGAACGGGCCAACGGCAGGCTCCAGGCGACCTACACTGTCGCCAACAACTTCGTCGGTCCCCCGCTGGGCGGCAGTCTCTTCGCGCTCGCAGTCGCCGCTCCCTTCGCCCTGGGCGCGGCTGGGTATGCCGTGGCCGCAGTGCTGTTGACCGTGCTTCCCCTCACGCGCAGCAAGCGGGCGCACGGCAGGGCCACGACCACCTTCGCGGAAGACCTCAAAGCGGGAGTGCGTGGCTTCACCGGCTCGCCCCTACTCGTTGCCCTGTGTGTGCTGTTCGGCGTGGGGAACCTGGCAAGCTCGGCCACCTACAGCCTCATCTCCCTGGCCGTGGTCGAACGTCTCGACGCGAGCCCTTCCGTCTTCGGTTTCGTCCTCGCCGGCGGTGCGGTCGGAGCCTTCCTCGGCGGCGTGTACGGCGACCGCATCGGCAAACTCACGCGCCCCGGTACGACCCTGCTCTGGACCACCGTCGTGTCCGGCGTGGCGACCGTCGCCCTGGGGCTGGCCGACCATGTCGTCGTCCTCAGCGCCCTGATGGCGCTGGACGGATTCGTCGTGGTGACCCAATCGGTCATCGCCGTGAGCCTGCGGGCCCGGCTCATTCCGGACCACTTGCTCGGTCGAGTCATTGCCGTCTTCCGTACGCTGTCGACCGGCGCATCCGCCCTGGGAGCGGTCCTGGGCGGTCTCTTGGCCCGCGCACTCGGCTTGTCCTGGCCCTTCATCATCGCCGGCGCCGTCGTCGTCGCTCTCGGGCCGGTCCTTTTCCACTGGCTCAGCAACGATCGCATCGCAGCAGCCCTCCCCATCAAGCAAACGGTTGAGGAGAAGGTCTGA
- a CDS encoding VMAP-C domain-containing protein, whose amino-acid sequence MDPHRLVLIRSGTTGLRHRVGSGYLVAPRLVLTAGHVLRDGESGAYGEEIQVRVGHPGRGQTLRTKAELIWTHPQDLDVALLLTDDEIDVPGPVRWGHPVDTAPLRYEGLGFPLASAEGGRDAEHLRGVLPPLSSGARGLYVLDQEPAPDLRDDGRKAWGGASGTAVFCEDHLVGVVIRDDRSYGNRRLRALPAHRFVQDGGFEALLRQYADGPPRLTEIGAALPTAQPAAERSPAEQETERLLWSLLGGRTAYAAHARALVRRLGYAVPDSHEPTMPDLAALVAAHPRALPSLSNTLAPALTGHDERTRLTDVLTRARAGGLCLLLSLDECEHLLELLRGICKGQPTLIPRAAREALRYAWLPEPLNRTHLCADDLEHVVEHLESVSDSERVPDCTPPVPALLRLVECVAAALGSEAGAELRSWSDQVAARTGIHPAALAERRTDAGRWAARQTSPFSRVVVEVSRARTEARESYYCRILLARADGTHTPLHEAESSPRTPEEVARRVRDAVEVVADELGPTAAPHATVLVARDSLHLPIDEWNPGAPNEFVPDQPIGAEFCITLSCPEMSDLVRGREREHRRRWESGHAAPLVVDDERVTRPRLRRLLQSTHRDVTQVVLHGSPDQRDALLELCLALGVPVVLWDRRADSPANAAGLQQLDPTGPLADLPERVRVFRGTAFDEPETLPARPALVWEEHGLRPRPGSLTLQDPPEGAHAS is encoded by the coding sequence ATGGACCCGCACAGACTGGTGCTGATCCGCAGCGGTACCACGGGGCTGCGCCATCGCGTCGGCTCTGGTTATCTCGTCGCACCCCGCCTGGTGCTCACCGCCGGACACGTCCTCCGGGACGGCGAGAGCGGCGCCTACGGGGAGGAGATCCAGGTCAGAGTGGGACACCCGGGCCGCGGTCAGACGCTCCGCACCAAAGCGGAGCTGATCTGGACCCATCCGCAGGACCTGGACGTCGCCCTGCTGCTCACGGACGACGAGATCGACGTACCGGGGCCGGTTCGATGGGGCCACCCCGTGGACACGGCCCCACTGCGCTACGAGGGACTGGGCTTTCCGCTGGCATCCGCGGAAGGTGGTCGTGACGCCGAACACCTCCGCGGCGTCCTGCCTCCGCTGTCCTCCGGGGCCCGCGGCCTCTACGTGCTCGACCAGGAGCCCGCGCCCGACCTCCGCGACGACGGCCGCAAGGCCTGGGGAGGCGCCTCGGGAACCGCAGTGTTCTGCGAGGACCACCTGGTGGGCGTGGTGATTCGCGATGACCGGTCCTACGGCAACCGCCGCCTGCGGGCCCTCCCGGCGCATCGCTTCGTCCAGGACGGCGGCTTCGAGGCACTCCTGCGGCAGTACGCCGACGGTCCGCCCCGCCTGACCGAGATTGGTGCCGCCCTCCCGACGGCCCAGCCCGCGGCGGAACGCAGCCCGGCCGAGCAGGAGACCGAGCGGCTCCTGTGGTCGCTGCTCGGCGGCCGGACGGCCTACGCGGCACATGCCCGCGCCCTCGTACGGCGGCTCGGATACGCCGTCCCCGACAGCCATGAACCGACCATGCCCGACCTCGCGGCACTCGTGGCGGCCCATCCCCGCGCCCTGCCTTCTCTGAGCAACACCCTGGCCCCGGCCCTCACGGGCCATGACGAGCGCACACGCCTGACGGACGTCCTCACCCGCGCCCGTGCCGGCGGACTGTGCCTGCTCCTGTCCTTGGACGAATGCGAGCACTTACTGGAACTGCTCCGCGGCATCTGCAAGGGGCAGCCCACGCTCATACCGCGCGCCGCCCGCGAGGCCCTGCGCTACGCCTGGCTGCCCGAACCGCTGAACCGCACGCATCTCTGCGCCGACGACCTCGAACACGTCGTCGAGCACCTGGAGTCCGTCTCCGACAGCGAGCGCGTACCGGACTGCACACCGCCCGTACCGGCCCTGCTCCGCCTGGTCGAATGCGTGGCTGCCGCCCTGGGAAGCGAAGCGGGAGCGGAGCTGCGCAGCTGGTCCGATCAGGTGGCCGCCCGGACCGGCATCCACCCGGCGGCGCTCGCCGAACGGCGCACCGACGCTGGCCGCTGGGCCGCCCGGCAGACGTCCCCCTTCTCCCGTGTCGTCGTCGAGGTTTCCCGCGCGCGGACCGAAGCACGCGAGAGTTACTACTGCCGCATCCTGCTCGCCCGCGCCGACGGCACGCACACCCCCCTCCACGAGGCGGAGAGCTCGCCGAGGACACCCGAGGAAGTGGCCCGGCGGGTCCGCGACGCCGTCGAGGTCGTCGCGGACGAGCTCGGCCCGACAGCCGCGCCCCACGCGACGGTTCTGGTGGCCCGCGACAGCCTCCATCTGCCCATCGACGAATGGAACCCCGGGGCACCCAACGAGTTCGTGCCCGACCAGCCGATCGGCGCCGAGTTCTGCATCACCCTGAGCTGCCCGGAGATGAGCGACCTGGTGCGCGGCAGAGAACGTGAGCACCGGCGGCGCTGGGAAAGCGGACATGCGGCCCCCTTGGTGGTCGACGACGAACGTGTCACTCGGCCACGGCTTAGGCGGCTGCTGCAGAGCACTCACCGTGACGTTACCCAGGTCGTGCTCCACGGTTCCCCGGATCAGCGGGACGCACTGCTCGAACTCTGCCTGGCGCTCGGTGTCCCGGTCGTCCTCTGGGACCGGCGGGCCGACTCCCCCGCGAACGCGGCCGGTCTGCAACAGCTGGACCCCACCGGGCCGCTCGCCGATCTGCCTGAGCGGGTCCGCGTCTTCCGCGGGACGGCGTTCGACGAGCCGGAGACGCTCCCCGCGCGCCCCGCGCTCGTATGGGAGGAACACGGCCTGCGACCGCGGCCCGGATCGCTGACCCTGCAAGACCCCCCAGAAGGAGCCCACGCGTCATGA